Proteins from a single region of Eretmochelys imbricata isolate rEreImb1 chromosome 20, rEreImb1.hap1, whole genome shotgun sequence:
- the LOC144277674 gene encoding adhesion G protein-coupled receptor E4-like: MMGCSGFQAKKEEEEALCVHWKFIPGRGTWAEDGCKNLQTNSTHTICSCDHLSSFALLMGPTGVEESYPLTVVTYVGLTFSLLCLLLAILTFLLCRSIRNVSTSLHLQLCLCLFLADLLFLTTVTRTRSRVVCAVIAGFLHYLFLACFTWMFLEGLHLFLTVRNLKVVNYTSASRFKKRFMYPFGYGFPALVVAISAAVNPGGYGTSNHCWLSLERGFHWSFLGPVCAIILINLTFFIATLWILRDKLSSLNEDVSTLKDTRLLTFKAIAQLFILGCTWSLGLFQVGSGKMVMAYLFNVVNSLQGAFIFLVHCLLNRQVREEYRRWIKGTRKPSPTTQTFSPSVSTVATNTKVVSWGEPSTSSP, encoded by the exons ATGATGGGGTGTTCTGGTTTCCAGGcaaagaaagaggaggaagaggctCTCTGCGTTCACTGGAAATTCATCCCTGGGAGAGGCACCTGGGCTGAGGATGGCTGCAAAAATCTCCAGACGAACAGCACTCACACCATCTGCAGCTGTGACCATCTCTCCAGCTTCGCACTCCTGATGGGTCCCACCGGAGTGGAG GAGAGTTATCCACTGACTGTCGTTACCTATGTGGGACTGACCTTCTCCCTGCTGTGCCTCCTCCTCGCCATCCTCACCTTCCTCCTTTGCCGCTCCATCCGCAATGTCAGCACCTCCCTCCACCtgcagctctgcctctgcctcttcctggccGACCTGCTCTTCCTCACCACGGTGACCCGCACCCGCAGTCGG GTGGTGTGTGCTGTCATTGCTGGCTTCCTACACTACCTCTTCCTGGCCTGCTTCACCTGGATGTTCCTGGAGGGGCTGCACCTCTTCCTCACCGTCCGGAACCTGAAGGTCGTGAATTACACCAGCGCCAGCCGGTTCAAGAAGAGATTTATGTACCCATTCGGCTATGGATTCCCAGCCCTGGTGGTGGCTATTTCTGCAGCAGTGAATCCTGGAGGCTACGGAACTTCCAACCA CTGCTGGCTCAGCCTGGAGAGAGGATTTCATTGGAGCTTCCTAGGACCAGTCTGTGCCATAATCCTG ataaatttaacattttttattgcaACCCTCTGGATCCTGAGAGACAAACTCTCCTCCCTTAATGAAGATGTGTCCACTCTCAAAGACACCAG ACTACTGACTTTTAAAGCTATCGCCCAGCTATTCATTCTGGGCTGCACATGGAGTCTTGGTCTCTTCCAAGTCGGCTCAGGAAAAATGGTCATGGCGTATTTATTCAACGTTGTCAACAGCCTGCAGGGAGCCTTCATCTTCCTGGTGCACTGTCTCCTCAATCGCCAG GTGAGAGAGGAGTACAGGAGGTGGATTAAAGGCACAAGAAAACCCAGCCCCACAACTCAAACATTTAGTCCGTCTGTGTCCACTGTCGCTACCAACACCAAGGTG GTGAGTTGGGGAGAGCCCTCCACTTCATCTCCATGA